The following are from one region of the Silene latifolia isolate original U9 population chromosome 9, ASM4854445v1, whole genome shotgun sequence genome:
- the LOC141601657 gene encoding uncharacterized protein LOC141601657, with protein sequence MRFGKRGKLSQKYVGPYEILDRVGEVAYRLALPPALARVYNVFHVSQLRKYVSDPSHVLEIENIELDEQLTYEEFPKEILDTKVRKTRNGEVSLVKVLWSNHEVEEATWETEASMREKYPHIFH encoded by the coding sequence atgagatttgggaaacgTGGAAAGCTGAGTCAGAAATATGTGGGACCATATGAGATTCTGGATAGAGTTGGAGAGGTAGCATACCGTCTTGCCCTACCTCCAGCTTTAGCAAGAGTCTATAATGTGTTTCACGTGTCACAGCTGAGAAAATATGtaagtgacccgtcacatgtgctgGAAATTGAGAATATTGAGCTGGATGAACAACTGACTTATGAAGAATTTCCTAAGGAAATATTAGACACCAAAGTTCGCAAGACTAGGAATGGTGAAGTGTCCTTAGTGAAGGtgctatggtctaatcatgaagTGGAGGAAGCTACCTGGGAGACAGAAGCCTCCATGCGCGAGAAATATCCTCATATTTTTCATTAG
- the LOC141601659 gene encoding uncharacterized protein LOC141601659: MPPKKSVPTKMSQEEIDRLIATNEALTAALKAKSSTQDPAKMSATIARHNPTKYDGMGEPSLLGDWCSEFDNIFELLSCPAEMQVDQATFYLKGKARLWWTRSKEAIREPAANNNSPYVKWKGFKKILRATFVPEHIRSKMRAEFDSFKMTDDMTVETYHNQFMELSEYVADLNFNEEMLAMRFEKGLTVSIKKRLVAEESTTLEEVYQRAGHAERIADMIKEENKVKGEKRKAETVSEGAGGSKKHNQFRTYFSDGAGQGSYGGNNGGSYDRGVSGGRGQGSIQKRQCFGCGKFGHVRAECRSGARNNYNNGNGDGGFKTPQSGYRGNSGYNQKSNYNSNNKYNQFLNQGSNGYGNGSYQRQNVGNGNQASGVKAGNQSATTVQGSGEKSAGKLFMVGKEVVENDTHIVSSTFSVNLKPSSVLFDSGATHSFVSCEHAKYLELNDPVLINDNVGIPSGDSVRCTKIYKDVKIKIGEVIFLVDLIEFPVGSFEIILGMDWLIKQRAFIDCYQRLISLRGLKGVRVSYKGFLMNPKVNFINVVTLKSYLRKGCQIYLCHVRDTREAEPKRDEIPIVCEFYDVFPEEIPRLPPKRALDFSIDLKPGTGPISKAPYRMAPKELEELKKQLEELLEKGYLSGAGVFSKIDLRSGYHQLRVKEGDIPKTAFRTRYGHYEFVVMPFGLTNAPAVFMDLMNRVFSAYLDQFVVVFIDDILVY, encoded by the exons ATGCCTCCAAAGAAATCTGTCCCTACTAAAATGTCCCAAGAAGAGATAGACAGACTGATCGCTACAAATGAAGCCTTGACTGCCGCATTGAAGGCTAAGAGTTCAACCCAAGATCCTGCAAAAATGAGTGCCACTATTGCAAGGCACAATCCAACAAAGTATGATGGCATGGGTGAACCATCATTACTAGGAGACTGGTGTAGCGAGTTTGACAACATATTCGAACTATTGAGTTGTCCGGCGGAGATGCAAGTGGATCAAGCTACGTTCTACTTGAAAGGAAAAGCTAGACTATGGTGGACTCGCAGTAAGGAGGCCATAAGAGAACCGGCTGCTAATAATAATAGTCCGTATGTGAAGTGGAAAGGATTTAAGAAGATTTTGCGGGCTACATTTGTTCCCGAACATATCAGGAGCAAGATGAGGGCAGAGTTCGATTCTTTCAAAATGACAGATGACATGACAGTAGAGACTTATCATAATCAGTTTATGGAACTGTCAGAGTATGTAGCAGACTTGAATTTCAATGAAGAGATGCTGGCGATGAGGTTCGAGAAGGGTTTGACTGTGAGCATAAAGAAGAGGCTAGTAGCTGAGGAGTCAACCACTCTGGAAGAGGTTTACCAGCGAGCTGGTCATGCGGAGAGGATAGCGGATATGATAAAGGAGGAGAATAAAGTAAAGGGGGAGAAAAGGAAGGCTGAGACGGTTAGTGAAGGAGCAGGTGGGAGTAAAAAGCATAACCAGTTCCGTACCTACTTCTCTGATGGGGCCGGGCAGGGCAGCTATGGAGGTAATAATGGTGGGAGCTACGACCGTGGGGTTAGTGGAGGCCGTGGCCAAGGCTCCATCCAGAAGCGACAATGCTTTGGCTGTGGGAAGTTTGGCCATGTAAGAGCCGAATGCAGATCCGGAGCAAGAAATAACTACAATAATGGTAATGGAGATGGTGGTTTCAAGACTCCTCAGTCTGGTTATAGAGGCAATTCGGGGTATAACCAGAAAAGTAACTACAACAGCAACAATAAATACAACCAGTTCCTCAACCAAGGGAGTAATGGTTATGGGAATGGTTCATATCAGAGGCAGAATGTGGGTAATGGCAATCAGGCAAGTGGAGTAAAGGCGGGTAACCAGTCAGCCACAACTGTTCAAGGTTCGGGTGAGAAGTCAGCTGGGAAATTATTTATGGTTGGAAAGGAAGTAGTTGAGAACGACACTCACATCGTTTCGAGTACATTTTCTGTGAATCTTAAACCTTCTTCAGTATTATTTGATTCGGGAGCAACCCACTCATTTGTGTCTTGTGAGCATGCCAAATACCTTGAGTTAAATGATCCAGTGCTTATTAATGATAATGTGGGGATCCCTTCGGGAGATTCGGTAAGGTGTACTAAAATATATAAAGATGTAAAAATTAAGATTGGCGAGGTGATATTTTTAGTAGACTTAATTGAGTTTCCTGTAGGAAGTTTCGAAATAATTCTGGGAATGGATTGGTTGATTAAACAGAGAGCCTTTATAGATTGTTACCAAAGGTTAATATCTTTAAGAGGGCTTAAAGGGGTGAGAGTATCTTATAAGGGGTTTCTGATGAATCCAAAGGTGAACTTTATAAATGTTGTGACCCTAAaatcgtatctgaggaaggggtgtcaaaTTTATTTGTGTCACGTAAGGGACACGAGAGAGGCCGAACCTAAGAGGGATGAAATCCCAATTGTGTGTGAATTTTATgatgtttttcctgaagaaattccTAGGTTACCACCTAAGAGGGCATTAGACTTTAGCATTGACTTAAAACCGGGGACTGGACCAATTTCAAAAGCACCCTATAGGATGGCACCAAAGGAGTTGGAGGAATTAAAGAAGCAGTTAGAAGAATTGCTAGAGAAAGGCTAT CTGAGTGGAGCTGGTGTGTTTTCTAAAATTGACCtgagatcggggtaccatcagttGAGAGTCAAGGAAggggatattcctaagacagcttttAGGACTAGATATGGCCATTATGAATTtgtggtaatgccttttgggttaactAATGCACCTGCTGTATTTATGGATTTAATGAACCGGGTGTTTAGTGCTTACCTAGAtcagtttgtggttgttttcattgatgacattcTAGTTTATTAA